The following proteins come from a genomic window of Musa acuminata AAA Group cultivar baxijiao chromosome BXJ1-7, Cavendish_Baxijiao_AAA, whole genome shotgun sequence:
- the LOC135678659 gene encoding probable trehalose-phosphate phosphatase 6 encodes MTRQNMVMQEQPTLAIVSAAAITESSSPFFRPPLRATDASAAASYARLRKLLSRTDLGGGGGGAGRASSWIESMKALPPSQLSSAAACTAPLLASHSEDYDGWVKRHPSALHNFDELMAASKGKQIVMFLDYDGTLSPIVEDPDRAYMSDEMREAVRDAASLFPTAIVSGRCREKVSSFVKLSELYYAGSHGMDIKGPNDGPKHTKAKAKAILFQPASEFLPMIDEVYKSLVDSTKSIPGSRVENNKFCLSVHFRCVDAKKWSLLDERVRTVIKDYPKLRLTYGRKVLEIRPTIKWDKGKALEFLLESLGFDDCNDVLPLYIGDDRTDEDAFKVLRDRGQGYGILVSKIAKETSASFSLREPAEVLEFLCRLVEWKQFHADGK; translated from the exons ATGACGAGGCAGAACATGGTCATGCAGGAGCAGCCGACGCTCGCGATCGTTTCCGCAGCAGCGATCACCGAATCTTCATCTCCCTTCTTCCGTCCGCCGCTCCGTGCCACCGATGCCTCTGCCGCTGCCAGTTATGCCAGACTCAGGAAGCTGTTGAGCCGGACCGACctcggcggcggtggtggtggggcTGGGAGGGCCAGTTCTTGGATTGAGTCGATGAAGGCCTTGCCTCCTAGTCAGCTCTCGTCGGCAGCGGCCTGCACTGCCCCCCTGTTGGCTTCCCACAGCGAAGACTATGACGGCTGGGTG AAACGGCACCCATCGGCATTGCACAACTTTGATGAGCTCATGGCCGCATCGAAGGGGAAGCAGATCGTGATGTTCCTGGACTACGATGGCACTCTGTCGCCGATCGTCGAGGACCCCGACCGCGCCTACATGTCCGATGAG ATGAGGGAGGCAGTGAGAGACGCAGCAAGTCTTTTTCCCACCGCTATTGTGAGTGGGAGGTGCAGGGAGAAG GTCTCGAGCTTCGTGAAGCTATCGGAGTTGTACTACGCTGGGAGTCACGGCATGGACATAAAAGGTCCCAACGACGGCCCCAAGCACACAAAAGCCAAG GCAAAAGCTATTCTCTTTCAGCCAGCCAGCGAATTCCTTCCCATGATAGATGAG GTCTACAAGTCTTTGGTAGACTCAACAAAGAGCATCCCAGGATCGAGGGTGGAGAACAACAAATTCTGTCTATCAGTTCACTTCCGGTGTGTTGATGCAAAG AAATGGAGTTTATTAGATGAGAGAGTCAGGACGGTGATCAAGGATTACCCCAAACTCCGGCTTACCTATGGAAGAAAG GTTTTGGAGATCCGCCCGACCATTAAATGGGACAAAGGGAAGGCACTCGAGTTTTTGTTGGAATCTCTCG GGTTTGACGACTGCAACGACGTATTGCCGCTGTACATAGGAGATGATCGTACTGATGAAGATGCTTTCAAG GTTCTGCGTGATCGAGGACAAGGGTACGGGATCCTTGTTTCGAAGATTGCAAAGGAAACAAGTGCCTCTTTCTCTCTCAGAGAACCAGCTGAG GTTCTGGAGTTTCTGTGCCGCCTGGTGGAGTGGAAGCAATTCCATGCAGATGGTAAATGA
- the LOC103991427 gene encoding protein CURLY FLAG LEAF 1-like, with translation MVSLQKERFSKRMRYQDGKEHDGCCLSKPDTELCVGNPLPLEWQQCLDIRSGEMYFYNTKTRKRTFRDPRLIPTPPRPCLSLDLKLKIDPAVTDDDEFRCNPRSSRGSASRSLPWISLDADRREMVATVCMRCHMLVMMCKAALSCPNCKFVHPPYPSLRHVNEATSRA, from the exons ATGGTCTCCTTGCAGAAGGAGCGTTTCTCTAAGAGAATGAGGTACCAAGACGGAAAGGAACATGATGGTTGCTGCCTCTCGAAGCCTGACACCGAGCTGTGTGTGGGTAATCCCCTTCCCTTGGAGTGGCAACAATGCCTCGACATCAGG TCCGGCGAGATGTACTTCTACAACACGAAGACCCGCAAGAGAACCTTCCGAGACCCGAGGCTGATCCCCACGCCACCGCGTCCATGCCTCAGCCTCGACCTCAAGCTCAAGATTGACCCTGCTGTGACCGACGACGACGAGTTCCGGTGCAACCCCAGAAGCTCTCGTGGCAGCGCGTCGCGTTCCCTGCCATGGATATCGCTCGACGCGGACCGACGAGAGATGGTGGCGACCGTGTGCATGCGCTGCCATATGCTGGTCATGATGTGCAAAGCCGCCTTGTCCTGCCCCAACTGCAAGTTTGTGCACCCTCCCTACCCTTCGCTCCGCCATGTCAACGAAGCCACCAGTCGAGCTTAG